One segment of Segatella copri DNA contains the following:
- the sov gene encoding T9SS outer membrane translocon Sov/SprA has translation MKQKQRFISFLLAWLMVATFGYAIALPQLQDDKKKTHTSTAQPVQLDEDTIPDSLLHTRWQIQRTQPYSLSDLYQSPLDLKRPDNLQYQVVYNDTLDRYIIGNRMGSTWLSAPIMLTPKEYLAWTEQQQRNSYFRKQNDEIFQAKGKEKFDFSDMHFDLGPAEKIFGPGGIRVKTQGSAELKFGINKKNIDNPSLPIRNRKTTMMDFDEKINLNVNGKVGDKVNMNLNYNTDATFDFDAQNMKLKYDGKEDEIIKLVEAGNVSFPSNSSLIKGASSLFGVRTDMQFGKLKLQMVASQKKSASKSVSTRGGVQLTPFELNVADYEENRHFFLSQYFRNHYDAWMQKLPNLTTGITINRVEVWVTNKTGNTTNTRNIVALTDLGENQKLSNPMWAASGQVPSNQANTEYAAMTGQYAAARDIDQAATTLDGGGLVGGADYEKLESARLLNSSEYTVNTALGYISLKTSLQTDQVLAVAYEYTSGGVTYQVGEFASDLSDTKQALFVKSLKNTSNNPRQGNWGLMMKNVYYLASTIEKEKFRLDVKYQSDTTGVYLSYIPEQQVKEQPIIRVLGADRLDNNNKAHSNGYFDYVEGYTISNGRVFIPKVEPFGSYMRDYLVKRGVAADKAEKYAFTELYDSTKTVAKQIAEKNKYQIVGQFKGSAANVISLDAYNVPQGSVVVTAGGITLKEGTDYSVDYSAGEVTILNQSIIDAGTAVNVSLESNTDFGQTRKTMFGLNWEYDFTKNFQLSGTIQHLSEQALTTKVSMGSEPLKNTLWGINLNWRKESQWLTNVLDKIPFLHLTQPSQISFTGEFAQLIAGEAGGTQDNASYIDDFEGTKTTIDVTTPTSWFISSVPSLNFKDDYSDKTGLSSGFHRSRLAWYTIDPLFTRRGSSLTPGHIKGDLKQLSNHYVREVYTKELFPLRDQSSYQGATNTLNVLNLAYYPSEPGPYNFNVTDLQADGTLQNPQRNWGGMMRKLDTNDFEQANIEYIEFWMLDPFIYSREEADAADYGGDFYINLGEVSEDILRDGKKFYESGMPVDGSKSYTYTQWGKIPTQSTVTYAFATTSGSRALQDVGFNGLTDAEEQEFYKSAYLDQIQGKVNQAVFDSIFADPARDDYHYFRGSDWDEMRAPILQRYKYINNPQGNSPDSDSRSEGYDTSYKSTPDVEDINQDYTLNEYEKYFQYRVSIRPEDLVVGNNHIVDKREYSQTWRDNTKSTVTWYQFRIPIDEFENRQGNINDFSSIRFMRMFLTGFKKPIVLRFGTFDLVMGKWRTYDQPLGAASGGTLDASSVSLEENGEKTPVNYVLPPGIKREQDPSQPQLVEANEQALSLVVKNMSTGEAKAVYRNSTIDLRQYKRIQMFAHANALEQNTTRLQDGDLSVFIRLGSDYKNNYYEYEIPLKLTEPRSNYNRYVLADCKAVWPEENMLDVPLSVFTALKKNRNKAKAQGVASYLAPYSMMDAEHPQNKITIVGNPSLGEVKTMMLGVRNNSADIKSGEVWINELRLKEHNNSGGWAANANLNVQLSDLGSVNATGRYISEGFGGLEDGVASRTTDNYGTYSVTTSLEMGKFFPDKAKVSIPLYYSVTKEKTTPKYNPLDTDMELKDALDAAGSKHERDSIENIAATKITQTNFSISNARVGISTKRHPMPYDPANFSFTYSHQHQYTTGETTMYERKDNWRGALDYSWSPVYKAWEPFKGLKNKSKWLDILKRFGLNWLPQNIAFNTEMTRDYYELQERDMETLMSGAAGVDSKLPLTFSEQFLWNREFSINWDLTKNLHMNFQSATHAQIEEPYTPVNKDLYADQYHAWKDSVWTSIRHWGAPLDYSQNFQASYKVPLNLLPVFDWVNSDASYNANYSWERGTEDEEGNSYGNTINTQRELTLNGNFNLVKLYNHVLFLKKVNDKFDRTQSRAQMQRKKQEKKKKKQEAKEQAADPKKALPKNKRAFEREITLLPDTTFKIRHGKNTKRLIVNAKTEDGKVFPLKYKKVDNNQIRIISKVDTAMKVKLSVLAKEPLDDKKWYKGLQLASRLAMMVRNVSINYRSSYQLTLPGFLPSVGDAFGQKKVGQMAPGLDFAFGMVSDDYIEKARNNDWLLCNDSIATPATTSRTDNLTLRATLEPVKDFKIDLSATRTKTTQKSIQYMYEGTPTTQSGAFQMTTISLGSAFEGMGNANSGYRSKTFEKFVNSLAGFRDRVEAQYAGTVYPTGSALAGGKFDASRTPVNQYSSDVMIPAFLKAYTSMGGNSLSVFPALSRMLPNWTIRYSGLGRLPWFNEHFKSVNINHSYKSVFAVGSYNSYSTFQEYMNGLGFVSDVTTGNPSPSSMFNISQVSINESFSPLLGMDVTFNNNMTVKAEYRQTRVLNLSMTSVQLNEALSKDWVIGMGYRINNFDVFGWGTKVSRSKSKGGNNNAANKNASTTKTVQNGTNHDLNLRLDFSFRKQAAIVRDIASMVSSASSGNNALKLSFSADYTFSKLLTMSFYYDRQTNTPLLSSSSYPTTTQDFGLSIKFSLTR, from the coding sequence ATGAAACAGAAGCAAAGATTCATATCTTTTCTATTGGCTTGGCTGATGGTGGCAACCTTCGGCTATGCGATAGCTTTGCCTCAACTTCAGGACGATAAAAAGAAAACCCATACCAGCACAGCCCAGCCCGTGCAGCTCGATGAAGATACCATTCCCGATTCGCTGCTGCATACCCGCTGGCAGATTCAGCGCACCCAACCTTACTCCCTGAGCGACCTCTATCAGAGTCCGCTCGACCTGAAACGTCCTGATAATCTGCAATATCAGGTAGTCTACAACGATACCCTCGACCGCTATATCATCGGCAACCGCATGGGCTCAACCTGGCTTTCGGCTCCTATCATGCTCACTCCGAAAGAGTATCTTGCATGGACCGAACAGCAGCAGCGCAACAGCTACTTTCGCAAGCAGAACGATGAAATCTTCCAGGCAAAAGGCAAGGAGAAGTTCGATTTCTCAGATATGCACTTCGACTTGGGACCTGCCGAGAAAATCTTCGGTCCTGGTGGCATCAGAGTGAAGACACAGGGTTCTGCCGAACTCAAGTTCGGTATCAACAAGAAAAACATCGACAATCCTTCGTTGCCTATCCGCAACCGAAAGACGACGATGATGGATTTTGATGAGAAAATTAATCTCAACGTCAACGGAAAGGTGGGCGATAAGGTGAACATGAACCTGAATTACAACACCGATGCCACCTTCGATTTCGATGCACAGAACATGAAACTGAAGTACGACGGCAAGGAAGATGAAATCATCAAACTCGTTGAGGCGGGCAACGTCTCCTTCCCTTCCAACTCTTCGCTCATCAAAGGTGCCAGCAGTCTGTTTGGTGTTAGAACCGATATGCAGTTTGGCAAACTCAAGCTGCAGATGGTAGCTTCGCAGAAGAAGAGTGCATCGAAGAGCGTATCTACCAGGGGCGGTGTGCAGCTTACCCCTTTCGAACTGAATGTGGCCGATTATGAGGAGAACCGCCACTTCTTCCTCTCCCAGTATTTCAGAAATCATTATGATGCCTGGATGCAGAAACTTCCTAATCTCACCACGGGCATCACCATCAACCGCGTGGAGGTGTGGGTTACCAACAAAACCGGCAATACCACCAATACCCGAAACATCGTAGCCCTGACCGATCTGGGCGAGAACCAGAAACTGAGCAACCCGATGTGGGCGGCGAGCGGACAGGTGCCTTCTAACCAGGCGAATACAGAGTATGCGGCGATGACAGGGCAGTATGCTGCTGCCCGTGACATCGACCAGGCTGCAACCACTCTCGATGGAGGCGGACTGGTTGGCGGAGCCGATTATGAGAAGCTGGAGAGTGCCCGTCTGCTCAATTCTTCTGAGTATACAGTCAATACCGCCTTGGGTTATATCTCATTGAAAACCAGTCTGCAGACCGATCAGGTACTTGCCGTAGCCTATGAGTATACATCGGGAGGTGTTACCTATCAGGTGGGCGAGTTTGCATCCGATCTCAGCGATACCAAGCAGGCACTCTTCGTGAAATCGCTCAAGAATACCAGTAATAATCCGCGACAGGGCAACTGGGGGTTGATGATGAAGAACGTTTATTATCTGGCTTCTACCATAGAGAAGGAGAAGTTTCGCCTGGATGTGAAATACCAGAGCGATACCACCGGCGTATATCTCAGTTATATCCCTGAGCAGCAGGTGAAGGAGCAGCCAATCATCCGTGTGCTGGGCGCCGACCGTCTGGATAACAACAACAAGGCACACAGCAATGGATATTTCGATTATGTAGAAGGCTATACCATCTCTAACGGACGCGTGTTCATTCCGAAGGTAGAGCCTTTCGGCAGTTATATGCGTGATTATCTGGTCAAGCGGGGCGTGGCTGCCGACAAGGCAGAAAAGTATGCCTTTACTGAACTTTATGACAGTACGAAGACCGTAGCCAAGCAGATAGCCGAAAAGAACAAGTATCAGATTGTGGGACAGTTCAAGGGCTCTGCAGCCAATGTCATCTCGCTTGATGCCTACAATGTGCCACAGGGCTCGGTGGTCGTTACGGCAGGCGGTATCACCCTGAAAGAGGGCACCGACTATTCGGTAGATTACAGTGCCGGTGAGGTGACCATCCTGAACCAGAGCATTATCGATGCCGGTACGGCTGTCAACGTTTCTCTGGAGAGTAATACCGATTTCGGACAAACCCGAAAAACGATGTTCGGACTGAACTGGGAGTATGATTTTACCAAGAACTTCCAGTTGAGCGGTACTATCCAGCACCTCTCCGAACAGGCGCTTACCACCAAGGTATCCATGGGCTCCGAACCGCTGAAGAACACCCTTTGGGGCATCAATCTCAACTGGCGCAAGGAGAGTCAGTGGCTCACCAATGTGCTTGACAAGATACCATTCCTGCACCTCACCCAGCCATCGCAGATATCCTTTACAGGAGAATTTGCCCAGCTCATTGCCGGTGAGGCTGGTGGCACACAGGACAATGCATCTTATATCGATGACTTCGAGGGTACGAAGACTACCATCGATGTAACGACTCCTACCTCCTGGTTTATATCCAGTGTGCCTTCGCTCAATTTCAAGGACGATTACAGCGATAAGACCGGTCTGAGCAGTGGTTTCCACCGTTCGCGCCTAGCCTGGTATACCATCGATCCGCTGTTCACCCGCCGTGGAAGTTCGCTCACTCCGGGACATATTAAGGGCGACCTCAAGCAGTTGAGTAACCATTATGTTCGCGAGGTCTATACCAAGGAGCTCTTCCCATTGCGCGACCAGAGCAGTTATCAGGGCGCTACCAATACCCTGAATGTACTCAATCTGGCTTACTATCCAAGCGAGCCGGGACCATACAACTTCAATGTAACAGATTTGCAGGCTGACGGAACCCTGCAGAATCCGCAGCGCAACTGGGGCGGAATGATGCGTAAGCTGGATACCAACGATTTCGAGCAGGCAAACATCGAATACATCGAGTTCTGGATGCTCGATCCGTTCATCTATTCCCGCGAAGAGGCTGATGCTGCCGATTATGGTGGCGATTTCTACATCAACCTGGGCGAGGTGAGCGAGGATATCCTGCGTGATGGCAAGAAATTCTATGAGAGTGGTATGCCGGTAGATGGCAGCAAGAGCTACACCTATACCCAGTGGGGTAAGATTCCTACCCAGAGCACCGTGACCTATGCCTTTGCTACCACCAGTGGCAGCAGAGCCTTGCAGGATGTGGGTTTCAACGGACTGACTGATGCCGAGGAGCAGGAATTCTACAAGAGTGCTTATCTCGACCAGATTCAGGGCAAGGTGAACCAGGCGGTATTCGACAGCATCTTTGCCGATCCGGCACGTGATGACTATCACTATTTCCGCGGTTCCGACTGGGATGAGATGCGTGCTCCTATCTTGCAGCGATATAAGTATATCAATAATCCTCAGGGCAACTCGCCTGACAGCGACAGCCGTTCTGAGGGCTATGATACTTCTTATAAGTCAACGCCGGATGTCGAGGATATCAACCAGGATTATACCCTCAACGAATATGAGAAATACTTCCAGTACCGTGTCAGCATCCGTCCGGAAGATCTCGTGGTGGGTAACAATCATATTGTAGATAAGCGTGAATACAGCCAGACCTGGCGTGATAATACCAAGTCTACCGTTACCTGGTATCAGTTCCGCATACCTATCGATGAGTTTGAGAACCGTCAGGGCAACATCAACGATTTCTCCAGCATCCGCTTCATGCGTATGTTCCTCACCGGTTTCAAGAAACCTATCGTGCTGCGTTTCGGTACCTTCGACCTCGTGATGGGCAAGTGGCGTACCTATGATCAGCCGCTCGGCGCAGCCAGTGGCGGAACCCTCGACGCAAGCAGCGTGAGTCTGGAAGAAAACGGCGAGAAGACACCGGTCAACTATGTATTGCCTCCGGGTATCAAGCGCGAACAGGATCCTAGTCAGCCTCAGTTGGTTGAGGCGAACGAGCAGGCGTTGAGTCTGGTGGTCAAGAATATGAGCACAGGCGAGGCGAAGGCGGTTTACAGGAATTCTACCATCGATCTGCGCCAGTATAAGCGCATCCAGATGTTTGCCCATGCCAATGCATTGGAGCAGAATACCACCCGTCTGCAGGATGGTGATCTCTCAGTCTTCATCCGTCTGGGTAGCGATTACAAGAACAATTACTACGAGTATGAAATCCCGCTGAAACTCACCGAGCCACGCTCCAACTACAACCGCTATGTGCTTGCCGACTGTAAGGCGGTATGGCCTGAGGAAAATATGCTCGATGTGCCGCTGAGCGTCTTTACGGCATTGAAGAAAAACCGTAACAAGGCGAAGGCACAGGGTGTGGCTTCTTATCTCGCTCCTTATTCCATGATGGATGCAGAACATCCGCAGAACAAGATTACCATCGTGGGTAATCCGAGTCTTGGCGAGGTGAAGACCATGATGCTGGGTGTGAGAAACAATTCTGCCGACATCAAGAGTGGTGAGGTATGGATTAACGAACTCCGACTCAAGGAACACAATAATTCGGGCGGTTGGGCTGCCAATGCCAACCTCAACGTACAACTCTCCGATTTGGGTAGCGTGAATGCCACCGGCAGATACATCAGCGAGGGATTCGGCGGTCTGGAAGATGGCGTGGCAAGTCGCACTACCGATAATTACGGTACCTACAGTGTGACCACATCGCTCGAAATGGGTAAGTTCTTCCCTGACAAGGCGAAGGTGAGCATACCTTTATATTATAGTGTTACCAAGGAGAAGACCACTCCTAAGTATAATCCGCTGGATACTGATATGGAATTGAAGGATGCCCTCGATGCCGCCGGCTCTAAGCACGAGCGCGATTCTATCGAGAATATCGCTGCCACCAAGATTACGCAGACCAACTTCTCCATCTCGAATGCCCGGGTGGGTATCTCTACCAAGCGCCATCCGATGCCATACGATCCAGCCAACTTCTCATTCACCTACAGTCATCAGCATCAGTATACTACGGGTGAAACGACGATGTATGAGCGCAAGGACAACTGGCGCGGAGCCCTGGATTATTCGTGGAGCCCGGTTTATAAGGCTTGGGAACCATTCAAGGGACTGAAGAACAAGAGCAAGTGGCTCGACATTCTGAAACGTTTCGGACTGAACTGGCTGCCGCAGAACATAGCCTTCAATACCGAGATGACGCGCGACTACTACGAGTTGCAGGAGCGCGATATGGAAACCCTAATGAGTGGAGCTGCCGGAGTAGACTCCAAGTTGCCGCTCACCTTCAGTGAACAGTTCCTCTGGAACCGTGAGTTCTCCATCAACTGGGATCTGACCAAGAACCTGCACATGAACTTCCAGAGTGCTACCCATGCACAGATAGAGGAACCATATACACCGGTCAACAAGGATCTTTATGCCGACCAGTATCATGCCTGGAAGGATTCCGTATGGACCAGCATCCGCCACTGGGGTGCACCGCTCGACTACAGTCAGAATTTCCAGGCATCCTACAAGGTGCCTCTCAATCTGCTGCCTGTCTTCGACTGGGTGAACAGCGATGCCTCTTACAATGCCAACTATTCTTGGGAGCGCGGTACAGAGGATGAGGAGGGTAACTCGTATGGAAACACCATCAATACCCAGCGCGAACTGACATTGAACGGAAACTTCAACCTGGTGAAACTCTACAACCATGTGCTTTTCCTGAAGAAGGTAAACGATAAGTTTGACCGTACCCAGAGTAGGGCACAGATGCAGCGCAAGAAGCAGGAAAAAAAGAAAAAGAAGCAGGAAGCAAAGGAACAGGCGGCTGATCCTAAGAAGGCGTTGCCTAAGAACAAGCGTGCCTTCGAACGGGAAATCACCCTCCTGCCTGATACCACATTCAAGATACGCCACGGCAAGAATACCAAGCGACTGATTGTGAATGCCAAGACGGAAGACGGCAAAGTGTTCCCGCTTAAATATAAAAAGGTAGATAATAACCAGATCAGAATCATCTCAAAGGTAGATACTGCCATGAAGGTGAAACTCTCCGTACTGGCTAAGGAACCGCTTGATGATAAGAAATGGTATAAGGGATTGCAGTTGGCTAGTCGCCTGGCAATGATGGTGCGCAATGTGAGCATCAATTATCGCAGCAGCTATCAGCTCACCCTGCCGGGCTTCTTGCCTAGTGTGGGTGATGCCTTCGGACAGAAGAAGGTGGGACAGATGGCACCGGGTCTTGACTTCGCCTTCGGTATGGTTAGCGACGATTATATCGAGAAGGCTAGAAACAACGACTGGCTGCTCTGCAACGACAGTATCGCAACACCAGCCACTACCAGCAGAACGGATAATCTTACGTTGCGTGCCACCCTGGAGCCTGTCAAGGATTTCAAGATAGATCTCTCTGCCACACGCACCAAGACCACGCAGAAGAGCATACAGTATATGTATGAAGGAACGCCAACTACCCAGAGTGGAGCTTTCCAGATGACTACCATCTCGCTGGGTTCGGCTTTCGAGGGAATGGGCAATGCCAATTCGGGGTATCGCAGCAAGACCTTCGAGAAGTTTGTCAACTCGCTGGCTGGTTTCAGAGATAGGGTAGAGGCGCAGTATGCAGGTACCGTTTATCCGACTGGTTCGGCTCTGGCTGGCGGCAAGTTTGATGCTTCCCGCACGCCGGTCAACCAGTATAGCAGCGATGTCATGATTCCTGCCTTCCTCAAGGCTTATACCTCGATGGGTGGCAATTCGCTCTCGGTATTCCCGGCATTGAGTCGGATGTTGCCAAACTGGACTATCCGTTACAGTGGACTGGGACGTCTGCCTTGGTTCAACGAGCACTTCAAGAGTGTCAACATCAACCACTCTTACAAAAGCGTCTTTGCGGTTGGCAGCTACAACAGTTACAGCACCTTCCAGGAGTATATGAACGGTCTCGGCTTCGTGAGTGATGTCACTACGGGCAATCCATCTCCAAGCAGCATGTTCAACATTTCGCAGGTAAGTATCAACGAGTCGTTCTCGCCATTATTGGGTATGGATGTCACATTCAACAATAATATGACGGTGAAGGCAGAATATCGCCAGACCCGTGTATTGAACCTCAGTATGACGAGTGTGCAGCTGAACGAGGCATTGAGTAAGGACTGGGTAATCGGTATGGGTTACCGCATCAACAACTTCGATGTTTTCGGTTGGGGCACCAAGGTCTCCCGTTCCAAGTCGAAGGGCGGCAATAATAATGCTGCCAATAAGAATGCGTCGACCACCAAGACAGTTCAGAATGGTACCAACCATGATCTGAATCTGCGTCTTGACTTCAGTTTCCGCAAGCAGGCAGCCATCGTTCGTGATATTGCCTCAATGGTAAGCAGTGCCAGTAGCGGCAACAATGCTCTGAAACTGAGTTTCTCTGCCGATTATACCTTCAGCAAACTCCTTACCATGAGTTTCTATTATGACCGTCAGACTAACACACCGCTCCTGTCGAGCAGCAGTTATCCTACCACCACACAGGATTTCGGCCTGAGCATCAAGTTCTCGCTGACGAGATAA
- the nadB gene encoding L-aspartate oxidase, with product MVYKYDFLIIGSGVAGMSYALKVARAHKGKVCMICKTSLDEANTSFAQGGVASVTNLEVDNFDKHIQDTMIAGDYISDYKAVKQVVTMAPEQIKELVQWGVNFDKQQDGKFDLHREGGHSEFRILHHADDTGAEIQRGLMEAVRNCPDIDIKENHFAVEIITQHHLGARVTRRTPYINCYGAYVLNPDTQKVDTYLSKVTVMCTGGCGAVYQTTTNPVIATGDGEAMVYRAKGTVADMEFVQFHPTALYHPGETHPAFLITEAMRGYGGILRLPNGESFMEKYDKRLSLAPRDIVARAIDKEMKIHGLDHVCLDVTHKNPEETKRHFPNIYAKCLSIGIDITKDYIPVRPAAHYMCGGIKVDLNGCSSINRLYALGECSCTGLHGGNRLASNSLIEAVVYAETAAKHSIEHVDEYDFNEKVPEWNDEGTLTNEEKVLITQSVKEVGECMSNYVGIVRSDLRLKRAWDRLDLLYEETENLFKRVKVSKELCELRNMINVGYLITRMAIERKESRGLHYTIDYPVHAYDKK from the coding sequence ATGGTTTATAAGTATGATTTTCTAATTATCGGCTCAGGAGTTGCCGGTATGAGTTACGCCCTGAAAGTAGCCAGAGCGCATAAAGGTAAGGTGTGTATGATTTGCAAAACCTCGCTCGACGAGGCTAACACGTCATTCGCACAAGGTGGTGTGGCGTCAGTTACCAACTTGGAAGTGGATAACTTCGACAAGCACATACAGGATACAATGATTGCTGGTGATTATATCAGCGATTATAAAGCAGTGAAGCAGGTTGTCACCATGGCACCGGAGCAGATCAAGGAGCTCGTGCAGTGGGGCGTCAACTTCGATAAGCAGCAGGACGGCAAGTTCGACCTACACCGTGAGGGCGGTCACAGCGAGTTCCGCATCCTTCATCATGCAGATGATACGGGTGCAGAAATCCAGCGCGGTCTGATGGAGGCTGTGCGCAACTGTCCGGATATCGATATCAAGGAAAATCATTTCGCCGTAGAGATTATCACTCAGCACCACTTGGGTGCCCGTGTTACCCGCCGCACTCCTTATATCAACTGTTACGGTGCATACGTATTGAATCCTGATACCCAGAAGGTGGATACCTATCTGAGCAAAGTAACCGTGATGTGTACCGGTGGATGCGGTGCTGTTTATCAAACTACTACCAACCCGGTGATTGCCACTGGCGATGGTGAGGCGATGGTATACCGTGCCAAGGGAACTGTAGCCGACATGGAGTTTGTCCAGTTCCACCCAACCGCTCTTTATCATCCGGGCGAGACCCATCCTGCCTTCCTCATCACCGAGGCTATGCGTGGTTATGGCGGCATCTTGCGTCTGCCTAACGGCGAAAGTTTCATGGAGAAATATGATAAGCGATTGAGTCTGGCTCCTCGTGACATCGTGGCTCGTGCCATCGATAAGGAGATGAAGATTCACGGATTGGATCATGTCTGTCTCGATGTAACCCATAAGAATCCAGAGGAGACCAAGCGTCACTTCCCTAATATCTACGCCAAGTGTCTGAGCATCGGCATCGACATCACCAAGGATTATATCCCTGTTCGTCCTGCCGCTCACTATATGTGTGGCGGTATTAAGGTAGATTTGAACGGCTGTTCAAGCATCAACCGTCTCTATGCCCTGGGCGAGTGTTCATGCACCGGTCTGCATGGCGGTAACCGTCTTGCCAGCAACTCGCTCATCGAGGCTGTGGTTTATGCCGAGACTGCTGCCAAGCACAGTATTGAACATGTAGATGAATACGACTTCAACGAGAAGGTACCAGAATGGAATGATGAAGGTACTTTGACCAACGAAGAGAAGGTGCTGATTACACAGAGCGTGAAAGAGGTGGGCGAATGCATGAGCAACTATGTAGGCATCGTGCGCAGCGATCTCCGTCTGAAGCGAGCATGGGACCGCCTCGATCTTCTCTACGAAGAGACAGAAAACCTCTTCAAGCGTGTAAAGGTAAGCAAGGAACTCTGCGAGCTCCGCAACATGATTAACGTGGGTTATCTCATCACCCGCATGGCGATAGAACGCAAGGAGAGCCGTGGTCTCCACTATACCATCGACTACCCTGTTCATGCTTACGACAAGAAGTAA
- the dacB gene encoding D-alanyl-D-alanine carboxypeptidase/D-alanyl-D-alanine endopeptidase: MKKIIYMMLGLMMVWISVPVQAQNVIEDEGIETVDEEDISDSTLVDSLAADTLAQNLPWPESVKVGIDKLLESKMFETSQVGLMVWDLSADSCIFQRNEQQLMRPASTMKLLTAITALDKLGGSYQFKTTLKYTGTIENGVLTGDVYCIGGMDPRFNSDDMSAFVNSLKDMGVDTIRGSIYADRSLKDADLLGEGWCWDDDNPVLSPLVFQRKDIFMDKFLAKLREEGIEYSCFGASEKTCPASAFTVCTRFHTMDQILHKMMKESDNLYAESMYYQIAASTGNKWASAKSARNVERQLIRKIGLDPARYKLADGSGLSLYNYLSAELEVKLLRYAYLNGNIMDHLKHSLPIGGVDGTLKKRMKNSFVHGNVKAKTGTLTGIISLAGYCTAANGHELCFAIINNGIMHGNNARHFADKVCTLLCQP; encoded by the coding sequence ATGAAAAAGATAATATATATGATGTTGGGTCTGATGATGGTATGGATCTCTGTACCGGTGCAGGCCCAGAATGTGATTGAAGATGAGGGAATAGAAACGGTTGATGAGGAGGATATTTCCGACTCTACACTCGTTGACTCACTGGCTGCGGATACGCTGGCGCAGAATTTGCCTTGGCCAGAATCGGTGAAGGTGGGTATTGATAAACTCCTTGAAAGCAAGATGTTCGAAACATCACAGGTAGGACTGATGGTCTGGGACCTGTCTGCTGACTCTTGTATCTTTCAGAGAAATGAACAACAGCTGATGCGTCCGGCAAGTACGATGAAGCTCCTGACTGCCATTACGGCGCTCGATAAGTTGGGCGGTTCTTACCAGTTTAAAACCACTCTGAAATATACCGGTACCATTGAGAATGGAGTATTGACGGGTGATGTCTATTGTATAGGCGGTATGGATCCCCGTTTCAACAGCGATGATATGTCGGCATTTGTCAATAGTCTGAAGGATATGGGTGTTGACACCATCCGTGGCAGCATCTATGCTGACCGCTCTTTGAAGGATGCCGACCTGTTGGGTGAAGGCTGGTGCTGGGATGATGACAATCCGGTGCTTTCGCCACTGGTATTCCAGCGCAAGGACATCTTTATGGATAAGTTTCTTGCCAAGCTCCGTGAGGAGGGCATCGAATATTCCTGCTTTGGGGCTTCAGAGAAGACTTGCCCTGCGAGTGCCTTTACGGTCTGTACCCGATTCCATACGATGGATCAGATTCTGCACAAGATGATGAAGGAGAGTGATAATCTCTATGCCGAGAGCATGTATTATCAGATTGCGGCTTCTACGGGCAATAAATGGGCGAGTGCCAAGAGTGCCCGAAATGTGGAAAGACAGCTTATCCGCAAGATAGGACTCGATCCGGCAAGATATAAACTGGCTGACGGCTCGGGACTTTCGCTCTATAATTATCTCAGTGCCGAACTGGAGGTGAAACTGCTTCGTTATGCTTATCTCAACGGTAATATCATGGACCATCTGAAGCATTCGCTGCCTATCGGTGGGGTTGACGGTACGTTGAAGAAACGTATGAAGAACAGTTTTGTGCATGGCAATGTGAAAGCAAAGACGGGTACGTTGACGGGCATCATCTCATTGGCGGGTTACTGTACCGCAGCCAATGGTCATGAACTCTGTTTCGCCATCATTAACAATGGTATCATGCATGGCAATAATGCCAGACACTTTGCAGATAAAGTATGTACTTTGCTCTGCCAACCGTGA